One stretch of Spiroplasma mirum ATCC 29335 DNA includes these proteins:
- a CDS encoding mannonate dehydratase yields MDSSLCEAYNQYVIEQLDANSAIKKFKELPAWTLSFPDEQTAEIFGAYQKMSDEELWDNIAYFINKVIPVCDRVGVKISIHQVDLAWPIFGIQRLIINEENLAIFLAINPSPNHGLSLCVGSLSTNLKNNMEQIVRRFVSRIHFTHIRNIRYDTPHSFYEIAHGDHDGVLDLPAIVKTYADNNYQGYACPGPWLRNFRWIKPTPYSWIWIIWSGISVILH; encoded by the coding sequence ATGGATAGTTCATTATGTGAAGCATATAACCAGTATGTAATTGAACAGTTAGATGCTAATAGTGCAATTAAGAAGTTCAAAGAACTACCAGCTTGAACTTTAAGTTTTCCAGATGAACAAACAGCAGAAATTTTTGGTGCATATCAAAAAATGAGTGATGAAGAATTATGAGATAATATTGCTTATTTTATTAACAAAGTAATACCGGTTTGTGACCGGGTAGGGGTTAAAATATCAATTCATCAAGTTGATCTCGCATGACCTATCTTTGGGATTCAACGGTTAATTATTAACGAAGAAAATTTAGCAATATTTTTAGCAATTAACCCATCACCAAATCATGGCTTAAGTTTATGTGTTGGTTCATTATCAACTAATTTAAAAAATAATATGGAGCAAATTGTGCGTCGCTTTGTTAGCCGCATTCATTTTACTCATATTCGTAATATTCGCTATGATACTCCGCACTCATTTTATGAAATTGCCCATGGTGATCATGATGGAGTTTTAGATTTACCAGCAATTGTAAAAACCTATGCTGATAATAACTACCAAGGTTATGCATGCCCCGGACCATGGCTGCGTAATTTTAGGTGAATAAAACCAACCCCATATTCCTGGATATGGATTATATGATCGGGCATTAGTGTTATCTTACATTAA
- a CDS encoding glucuronate isomerase has translation MVKKRLSGQKLTEEEFFKFISALLLDLSRIYKKYKWVMLWYINCLRNNNLELFKKLGSDIGTDSTAEGF, from the coding sequence ATTGTTAAAAAACGATTGAGTGGTCAAAAATTAACTGAAGAAGAATTCTTTAAATTTATTTCAGCATTATTATTAGATCTATCTAGAATTTATAAAAAATATAAATGAGTAATGTTATGATATATTAATTGTTTACGCAACAATAATCTGGAATTATTTAAAAAATTAGGTAGTGATATTGGTACTGACAGTACCGCGGAAGGATTTTAG
- a CDS encoding mannonate dehydratase, translated as MKLSFRWYGPDKDPISLEYISQIPNVASIVMQCYKFKPGLAWESDKIIRIKKLINDHHLNWDVVEWIPVHEDIKLGLPIRDKYIKNYCTTIERLAKEGIKVICYNFMPSFN; from the coding sequence ATGAAATTATCGTTTCGTTGATATGGCCCTGATAAGGACCCCATATCGTTAGAATATATTAGCCAAATACCAAATGTTGCTTCTATTGTTATGCAATGTTATAAATTTAAACCAGGATTGGCATGAGAAAGTGATAAAATTATTCGCATTAAAAAATTAATTAATGACCATCATTTAAACTGAGATGTTGTTGAGTGAATTCCTGTCCATGAAGATATTAAATTAGGACTACCAATCCGTGATAAATATATTAAAAATTATTGTACAACAATTGAAAGATTAGCAAAAGAGGGAATAAAAGTTATTTGTTATAATTTTATGCCTTCTTTTAACTAG
- a CDS encoding SDR family NAD(P)-dependent oxidoreductase, which yields MRIGYEIALALAKAGADLYIFCYDNTNTAQMGKEVVKLGRKIVFKYGDLTNSKTLVQIVPHVLQNFQHLDIVVNNAGAIFRTPILAGTDEEWQRVIAINLTTVYQLSREAAQVMVNQQSGKIINIASMLSYQEGKFVPSYNSF from the coding sequence ATGCGGATTGGTTATGAGATTGCGTTAGCCTTAGCAAAAGCAGGAGCTGATTTATATATTTTTTGTTATGACAATACGAACACTGCACAAATGGGAAAGGAAGTAGTAAAATTAGGAAGAAAAATAGTTTTTAAATATGGTGATTTAACTAATTCAAAAACCTTAGTTCAAATTGTTCCGCATGTTTTGCAAAATTTTCAACACTTAGATATTGTTGTGAATAATGCTGGAGCTATTTTCCGAACACCAATTTTGGCCGGAACTGATGAAGAATGGCAGCGTGTAATTGCCATTAATTTAACCACTGTTTATCAGTTATCACGCGAAGCTGCACAGGTTATGGTTAACCAACAATCTGGTAAAATTATTAACATTGCTTCGATGTTATCTTATCAAGAAGGCAAATTTGTTCCTTCATATAACAGCTTCTAA
- a CDS encoding NAD-binding protein yields MQKKKKTISFDFNYRANLWTIQEAQQAILTILLYVDYAFCGYKDLQFILNLIVNNSSEDYQLELQTGWQNLMAEFPKLKLLACTKREIISPQDNILTGFLYANNQFYQTTRFIVLHNIIDQIGGGYAALEEALYLTKFVNKVYLVHRRQEFRADDNLLAKAKKNPKIEFILDSVVTKINDQTKFICIEPWNGHQDLWR; encoded by the coding sequence ATGCAAAAAAAAAAAAAAACAATAAGTTTTGATTTTAACTACCGAGCTAATTTGTGAACTATTCAAGAAGCCCAACAAGCAATTTTAACAATCTTGCTATATGTTGATTATGCTTTTTGCGGTTACAAAGATTTACAATTCATTCTTAATCTAATTGTTAATAATAGCAGCGAAGATTATCAATTAGAATTACAAACCGGATGACAAAACTTAATGGCTGAATTTCCTAAGTTGAAGCTTTTGGCGTGTACCAAAAGAGAAATTATATCTCCACAAGATAACATTTTAACTGGGTTTTTATATGCTAATAACCAATTTTACCAAACTACCCGGTTTATAGTACTCCATAACATTATTGATCAAATTGGTGGGGGCTATGCAGCTTTAGAAGAAGCGCTATATTTAACTAAATTTGTTAACAAAGTTTATTTAGTTCATCGTCGCCAAGAGTTTCGTGCGGATGATAATTTACTAGCCAAAGCGAAGAAAAATCCGAAGATAGAATTTATCTTAGACAGTGTTGTTACCAAAATTAATGATCAAACCAAATTTATTTGTATTGAACCATGGAATGGTCATCAAGATTTATGAAGATAG
- a CDS encoding GntR family transcriptional regulator has translation MFIKKDKNLSSLNSRDYAYQLLKQNILEFVILPGTLISENELSKQLNISRTPIREALKVLQTEGLIDILPQKGSFVSKIDIQQAEDGILVRKAVEIEILKQACVKFDKKVWSHLEKIIQKQEKLISQEIFDVMKFYELNNEFHRLIFLGANHEHIWTKLREMAASYDRIRIIEVIDQINLDIVLNQHKEELEIIKNGWIDKIDQFMQNHTHNFLKTIPYMRQKFPNIFK, from the coding sequence ATGTTTATTAAGAAAGACAAAAATTTAAGCAGTTTAAATTCTCGTGATTATGCATACCAACTACTAAAGCAAAATATTCTTGAATTTGTAATTTTACCTGGTACTTTAATCTCTGAAAATGAATTAAGTAAACAATTAAATATTTCGCGGACTCCAATTCGCGAAGCTTTAAAAGTTTTACAAACAGAAGGGTTAATTGACATTTTGCCCCAAAAAGGTTCATTTGTTTCTAAAATTGATATTCAACAAGCAGAAGATGGCATCTTAGTTCGGAAAGCCGTTGAAATTGAAATTTTAAAACAAGCTTGTGTTAAATTTGACAAAAAAGTATGAAGCCACCTAGAAAAAATTATTCAAAAACAAGAAAAATTAATTAGTCAAGAAATTTTTGATGTAATGAAATTTTATGAATTAAATAATGAATTTCATCGTTTAATTTTCCTTGGTGCTAACCATGAACATATTTGAACCAAGTTACGAGAAATGGCGGCAAGTTACGATCGGATTCGAATTATTGAAGTAATTGATCAAATTAACCTAGATATTGTGTTAAACCAGCATAAAGAAGAGTTGGAAATTATTAAAAATGGTTGGATTGATAAAATTGATCAATTTATGCAAAATCATACCCATAACTTTTTAAAAACAATTCCTTATATGCGCCAAAAATTTCCTAATATTTTTAAATAA
- a CDS encoding glucuronate isomerase, translated as MDYYNHLVAKELADNIGFCNLTELWLKGGHYK; from the coding sequence TTAGATTATTATAATCATTTAGTTGCCAAAGAATTAGCCGATAATATTGGTTTTTGTAATTTAACGGAATTATGGTTAAAAGGTGGCCATTATAAATAA
- a CDS encoding FtsX-like permease family protein translates to MLGITFILINIFAAIAIVNMIINLFVNQFSKMMALLRIQGYTNREINSFTLGLFTPIVMITLILGFIAGWFANVGGIIIFENAHLIMLPYSFTWYLIIIVLCTIAIIYLVTYLLSAHSLRKMNIQEQVALLDE, encoded by the coding sequence ATGTTAGGAATTACCTTTATCTTAATTAATATTTTTGCGGCAATTGCCATTGTCAATATGATTATTAATTTATTTGTTAATCAGTTTAGTAAGATGATGGCCTTATTACGGATTCAAGGATATACGAACCGGGAAATTAACTCTTTTACCCTAGGGTTATTTACTCCCATTGTGATGATTACTTTAATCCTTGGTTTTATTGCCGGATGGTTTGCGAATGTCGGGGGAATCATTATTTTTGAAAACGCCCATCTGATTATGCTTCCTTATTCATTTACATGGTATTTAATTATTATTGTACTATGTACAATTGCCATCATTTATTTAGTAACTTATCTGTTATCAGCACATAGTTTACGAAAAATGAACATTCAAGAGCAGGTTGCTTTATTAGATGAATAG
- a CDS encoding glucuronate isomerase — protein MTCRTFLEKSNVYAICITDDPIDNLEYHQELKTSWPVLKVISNFRPDKVMKINTDGFGDYIAKLSSVSGTNIKDYDSLMNALKKRINFYDQMGGKTAEHGLKV, from the coding sequence ATGACTTGTCGAACATTTTTAGAAAAATCTAATGTTTATGCAATTTGTATAACCGATGATCCCATTGATAATTTAGAATATCACCAAGAATTAAAAACTTCATGACCAGTGCTAAAAGTAATTAGCAATTTCCGTCCGGATAAAGTGATGAAAATTAATACCGATGGTTTTGGTGATTATATTGCAAAGCTAAGTAGTGTTAGTGGAACTAATATTAAAGATTATGATTCTTTAATGAATGCTTTAAAAAAAAGAATTAATTTTTATGACCAAATGGGTGGTAAAACAGCCGAGCATGGTTTAAAGGTTTAA
- a CDS encoding PfkB family carbohydrate kinase translates to MKKKVIGILEDPLLRLTIKMGTSFEDGSFVRFNYGGAEMNVGINLAGWDNEVYAISQFPENQIGNKFKKHLNSFGVKTNFITSTHNSRIGLYYLSSPTSIKNGEVTYDRNNSAF, encoded by the coding sequence ATGAAGAAAAAAGTCATTGGTATTTTAGAAGATCCGTTGTTACGACTAACAATAAAAATGGGGACTAGTTTTGAAGATGGTAGTTTTGTTCGTTTTAATTATGGTGGTGCAGAAATGAATGTTGGTATCAATTTAGCTGGGTGGGATAATGAGGTTTATGCAATTAGCCAATTTCCCGAAAATCAAATTGGTAATAAATTTAAAAAACATTTAAATTCATTTGGTGTTAAAACCAATTTCATTACTTCAACTCACAATAGCCGGATTGGATTATATTATTTATCATCCCCCACTAGTATTAAAAATGGTGAAGTAACTTATGATCGGAACAATTCAGCATTTTAA
- the rpoE gene encoding DNA-directed RNA polymerase subunit delta translates to MMNDNVELLELVYEYLKKIKHSDTFENIWNAIAVNDISVQGHSKEDVIAELYTDLVLDNRFVLTSEGMWGLRELLKYDEIKKQYDYTDQFETTEEFEDIDLDEEEDEGDLSDQLDFDDDDEDLTEIDLDDDLAETEFLVDDDDQTVAAKLGITEEIDWQALEKEMEENN, encoded by the coding sequence ATGATGAATGATAATGTTGAATTATTAGAATTAGTATATGAATATTTAAAGAAAATTAAACACAGTGATACTTTTGAAAATATTTGAAATGCAATTGCTGTGAATGATATCAGTGTCCAAGGACATAGTAAAGAAGATGTTATTGCCGAATTATATACTGATTTAGTATTAGATAATCGTTTTGTTTTAACAAGTGAAGGTATGTGAGGTTTACGTGAACTTTTAAAATATGATGAAATTAAAAAACAATATGATTATACTGATCAATTTGAAACAACTGAAGAGTTTGAAGATATTGATTTAGATGAAGAAGAAGATGAAGGTGATCTTTCTGATCAATTAGATTTTGATGATGACGATGAAGATTTAACTGAAATTGATTTAGATGATGATTTAGCAGAAACTGAGTTTTTGGTTGACGATGATGACCAAACAGTGGCTGCTAAATTAGGAATTACCGAAGAAATTGACTGACAAGCTTTAGAAAAAGAAATGGAAGAGAATAATTAA
- a CDS encoding CTP synthase codes for MTKYIFVTGGVVSGLGKGIMTSSIGVLLKASGLKIFMQKFDPYLNVDPGTMSPYQHGEVYVTADGGETDLDLGHYERFIDENLTKESNITSGFIYKNVIEKERHGEYDGRTVQVVPHITNEIKNKVYSAAKNSQADVIITEIGGTVGDIESLPFIEAIRQVRIEKGRKNVIFIHVSLVPYIAASKESKTKPTQHSVRELLSFGIQPDIIVARTEQPLDKNVLAKIALFCNVELQNVLVANDAKTIYEVPLHMYEQNAQLSVAKLLNLKLPRTDISQWNRFVNQIHNSQAEIVIKLVGKYVELPDAYLSVMESLYIAGYENNVKVKIDWIKADDVYEDNCSELLAGVSGILVPGGFGERGFEGKILAVQYAREHNIPFLGICFGMQAAVVEFARNVCKIQDANSSEFGETPHPVIDLIRGKNKDEARGGTLRLGNYKATLLKGSLAAQLYQQDEVWERHRHRYEFNNDYRKLLQDNGMIFSGIYQEKDLVEIIEIPSHRFFIASQYHPEFTSRPNKPNPLFNGFVKAVIDYNNK; via the coding sequence ATGACTAAGTATATCTTTGTAACCGGTGGGGTTGTTTCAGGACTAGGGAAAGGAATTATGACTTCTTCAATTGGGGTCTTGTTAAAAGCAAGTGGTCTTAAGATTTTTATGCAAAAATTTGATCCGTATTTAAATGTTGACCCAGGGACAATGAGCCCTTATCAACATGGCGAAGTTTATGTAACTGCCGATGGTGGTGAAACTGATTTAGATCTAGGACATTATGAACGTTTTATTGATGAAAATTTAACAAAAGAATCAAACATCACATCTGGTTTTATTTATAAAAATGTTATTGAAAAAGAACGCCATGGCGAATATGATGGACGAACTGTCCAAGTTGTTCCTCACATTACTAATGAAATTAAAAATAAGGTTTATTCAGCCGCAAAAAATTCGCAAGCAGATGTTATTATTACTGAAATTGGGGGAACAGTTGGGGACATTGAATCATTACCTTTTATTGAAGCAATTCGTCAAGTTCGGATTGAAAAGGGTCGTAAAAATGTTATTTTTATTCATGTTTCGTTAGTTCCTTATATTGCAGCTTCAAAAGAATCAAAAACTAAACCAACCCAACATTCCGTAAGGGAATTATTATCATTTGGAATTCAACCCGATATTATTGTGGCTCGTACAGAACAACCATTAGATAAAAATGTTCTGGCCAAAATTGCTTTATTCTGTAATGTTGAATTGCAAAATGTCTTAGTTGCTAATGATGCCAAAACAATTTATGAAGTTCCGTTACATATGTATGAACAAAATGCCCAGTTATCAGTAGCAAAATTATTAAACTTAAAATTACCTCGAACAGATATTAGTCAATGAAACCGTTTTGTGAACCAGATTCATAATTCGCAAGCAGAAATTGTCATTAAACTAGTTGGTAAATATGTTGAATTACCGGATGCTTATTTATCGGTAATGGAATCATTGTACATTGCCGGCTATGAAAATAATGTTAAAGTTAAAATTGACTGAATTAAAGCTGATGATGTTTATGAAGATAATTGTTCAGAATTATTAGCCGGGGTGAGTGGAATCTTAGTTCCTGGTGGTTTTGGTGAACGCGGATTTGAAGGTAAAATTTTAGCGGTTCAATATGCACGTGAACATAACATTCCTTTTTTAGGAATTTGTTTTGGAATGCAAGCAGCAGTCGTTGAATTTGCCCGTAATGTTTGTAAAATTCAAGATGCAAATTCAAGTGAATTTGGAGAAACTCCGCACCCTGTAATAGATTTAATCCGCGGAAAAAATAAGGATGAAGCACGGGGTGGGACCCTGCGCTTAGGAAATTATAAAGCAACCCTATTAAAAGGATCACTAGCAGCTCAATTATATCAACAAGATGAAGTTTGAGAGAGGCACCGACACCGTTATGAATTTAATAATGACTATCGTAAATTATTGCAAGACAACGGAATGATTTTTAGTGGTATTTATCAGGAAAAAGACTTAGTAGAAATTATTGAAATTCCTAGTCATCGGTTCTTTATTGCTTCACAATACCATCCAGAGTTTACTTCGCGACCAAATAAACCAAATCCGTTGTTTAATGGGTTTGTAAAAGCAGTCATTGATTATAACAATAAATAA
- a CDS encoding HD domain-containing protein, with product MKSKLPLIIRDSVHGDIELWEQIAVNLINSQEFQRLRRINQLGGGQFIFPSASHTRFTHCIGVYHLISEILKTKSFQENYPNPRQQLLVKLAGLLHDIGHGPFSHTFEMVNYVNKANISHEEYSALIIKSPITQVNQILKQELTDEEIAELCLMIEGKHPDKVLSSLVSSQIDADRMDYLLRDGKNSGVEYSHLDVQWIIRHIDIKDHKIVFPQKTQYAIESYLIGRYHMYKQIYLHPLSIGFDLTFKMFFQRLYDLYHAGFQFKNNDIIDLLKPLLEGKQMTAIAYCQLDDYTFFTYIKMLSNEEDEILQKLITMLTNRNFLRQIDAKRTDLEEIKKNLAKKYKNYYNYFMVEFELKQVKLYDGEKKPIFIQVNTDIKNLNEISEIFLANSDKKLHGSISYYTVNDVLK from the coding sequence ATGAAAAGTAAATTACCATTAATTATTCGTGATAGTGTCCATGGTGACATTGAGTTATGAGAACAAATTGCCGTTAACCTTATCAATAGTCAAGAATTTCAACGCTTGCGTAGAATTAACCAACTCGGTGGTGGGCAGTTTATTTTTCCGAGTGCTTCACACACTCGTTTTACTCATTGCATTGGAGTTTATCATTTAATTAGTGAAATTTTAAAAACAAAATCATTCCAAGAAAATTATCCCAATCCGCGTCAGCAGTTACTAGTCAAATTAGCGGGATTATTACATGATATTGGTCACGGACCATTTTCACATACTTTTGAAATGGTAAATTATGTTAATAAGGCTAATATTAGTCATGAAGAATATTCAGCGTTAATTATCAAATCACCAATAACCCAAGTTAATCAAATTTTAAAACAGGAATTAACTGATGAAGAAATTGCTGAACTATGTTTAATGATTGAAGGAAAACACCCTGATAAAGTATTATCATCCTTAGTATCTTCCCAAATTGATGCGGACCGGATGGATTATTTGTTACGTGATGGGAAAAACAGTGGGGTTGAATATAGCCATTTAGATGTTCAGTGAATTATTCGTCATATTGATATTAAAGATCACAAAATTGTATTTCCGCAAAAAACTCAGTATGCCATTGAAAGTTATTTAATTGGGCGTTATCATATGTACAAACAAATCTATCTCCACCCTTTAAGTATTGGTTTTGACTTAACCTTTAAGATGTTTTTTCAAAGATTATATGATTTATACCACGCAGGATTTCAATTTAAAAATAATGATATAATAGATTTATTAAAACCATTATTGGAAGGGAAACAAATGACAGCAATTGCTTATTGCCAACTTGATGATTACACTTTTTTTACTTACATTAAAATGTTAAGTAATGAAGAAGATGAAATATTACAAAAACTAATTACAATGTTAACTAACCGTAATTTCTTACGTCAAATTGATGCTAAACGGACTGATTTAGAAGAAATTAAAAAAAATTTGGCAAAAAAATACAAAAACTATTATAATTATTTTATGGTTGAATTTGAGTTAAAACAAGTAAAACTTTATGATGGTGAAAAAAAACCAATATTTATTCAAGTCAATACTGATATTAAAAATCTAAATGAAATTTCTGAAATCTTTTTAGCAAATAGTGATAAAAAATTACATGGTTCAATATCATATTACACAGTAAATGATGTCTTGAAATAA
- a CDS encoding adenylosuccinate synthase, translating into MQEDKIRTLAVVGSQWGDEGKGKITDYFAQSADYVVRWAGGDNAGHTIVIGGKKYKLSIVPSGVFNPNSMNVIANGCVVNLRKLVSEIKYLAENGYDCKNLRISNRAHLILPYHMKIDELQEEYRQGDLIGTTKKGVGPCYQDKAERIGIRVGDLFGPENFKKRLTANLKFKNELLTKFFNADPFSVQEIYDEYLELFNQIKDLVTDTSLLINNAIKAGKKVLFEGAQGVMLDLDHGTYPFVTSSNPSAASIPTGCGIAPRYISNVIGIVKAYNTRVGTGPFPSEITGEVADYIRETGHEYGTVSGRARRIGWFDAVLMKHSLRVSGYTSMAIMLLDVLTSLDKIKICTKYRYQGQEIDYIPSTIAEYNQCQPIFTEVDGWTEDISQVKTYEELPTNAKKYLAKLSEIVGVPISLFSVGPDRAQTILIDKEIF; encoded by the coding sequence ATGCAAGAAGATAAAATAAGAACTTTGGCTGTAGTTGGTAGTCAATGAGGCGATGAGGGAAAAGGAAAAATTACCGATTATTTTGCCCAATCAGCAGATTATGTTGTGCGATGAGCTGGTGGGGATAATGCTGGCCATACGATTGTTATTGGTGGGAAAAAATATAAATTAAGTATTGTTCCCTCGGGAGTTTTTAACCCAAATTCAATGAATGTCATTGCAAATGGTTGTGTTGTTAACTTACGTAAGTTAGTTAGTGAGATTAAGTATTTAGCGGAAAATGGTTATGATTGTAAAAACCTTCGAATTAGTAACCGTGCACATTTAATATTACCGTACCATATGAAAATTGATGAATTACAAGAAGAATATCGACAAGGTGATTTAATTGGAACTACTAAAAAAGGAGTAGGACCATGTTATCAAGATAAAGCTGAACGAATTGGAATTCGGGTGGGTGATTTATTTGGACCAGAAAACTTTAAGAAAAGATTAACGGCTAATTTAAAATTTAAAAATGAATTATTAACCAAATTCTTTAACGCTGATCCATTTAGTGTCCAAGAAATTTATGATGAATATTTGGAATTATTTAACCAAATTAAAGATTTAGTTACTGATACTTCATTACTAATTAATAATGCTATCAAAGCTGGCAAGAAGGTTTTATTTGAAGGAGCCCAAGGAGTTATGTTAGATCTGGACCATGGTACTTATCCATTTGTAACTTCTTCTAATCCTTCCGCAGCTTCAATCCCAACTGGATGTGGAATTGCGCCCCGTTATATTAGCAATGTAATTGGAATTGTGAAAGCATATAATACCAGAGTGGGAACCGGACCATTTCCTTCGGAAATTACTGGCGAAGTTGCAGATTATATTAGGGAAACTGGACATGAATATGGGACAGTATCAGGAAGAGCTCGCCGCATTGGGTGATTTGATGCAGTGTTAATGAAACATTCATTGCGAGTTAGTGGTTATACAAGTATGGCTATTATGTTATTAGATGTTTTAACTAGTCTTGATAAAATTAAAATTTGTACGAAATATCGTTACCAAGGGCAAGAAATTGATTATATACCAAGTACAATTGCCGAATATAATCAATGCCAGCCAATTTTTACGGAAGTTGATGGCTGAACAGAAGATATTAGTCAAGTTAAAACTTATGAAGAATTACCAACTAATGCTAAAAAATATTTAGCTAAATTATCAGAAATAGTTGGGGTTCCTATTAGTTTATTTTCCGTTGGTCCTGACCGTGCCCAAACAATTTTAATTGATAAGGAGATATTTTAA
- the gltX gene encoding glutamate--tRNA ligase yields the protein MEKKIRLRYAPSPTGFLHIGNTRTALFNYLLAKHYQGAFILRIEDTDVERNVEGAIASQLDNLRWLGIEPDETIDKPGQYGPYTQLERLQTYEEYANKLLAAKKAYYCFCTAQELEASREKQLVQGYASPRYDRRCYRLSEAEVNEKLKNNVPTSIRFFVPDNESYDFNDLVRGPVHFESKDLGDWVIIKSNGIPTYNFAVVIDDILMEISHVVRGEEHISNTPKQLMIYRAFEKEPPIFAHLTLIVNEQHKKLSKRDGHLMQFISQYRKIGYLPNAIFNFIALLGWSPLGEEEIFIKEELIKIFDETRLSKSPSMFDVKKLTWMNNLYIKKMSDEEYLAFTKPFLASAYDLTNKADDWLTMLLLIFKKELQYGQEIVALTKPFFVQVTELSSETIGMLNNLNNYQELITEFRNQINQLTNWKEISIKEIISMLGKTLNVKGKDLFMPIRIFASHQEHGPELAKVIYLLGKEQVIKNIDNLLNSNEK from the coding sequence ATGGAAAAGAAAATTAGATTACGATATGCTCCCAGCCCAACGGGATTCTTACATATTGGAAACACCAGAACAGCATTATTTAACTACTTATTAGCAAAACATTACCAGGGTGCTTTTATTTTAAGAATTGAAGATACTGATGTCGAACGAAATGTTGAAGGAGCAATTGCCTCACAATTAGATAATTTACGATGATTGGGAATTGAACCAGATGAAACTATTGATAAACCTGGTCAATATGGACCATACACCCAGTTAGAAAGATTACAAACATATGAAGAATATGCTAATAAGTTGTTAGCCGCTAAAAAAGCATATTATTGTTTTTGTACGGCCCAGGAATTAGAAGCTTCGCGTGAAAAACAACTAGTCCAGGGTTATGCTTCCCCTCGTTATGATCGTCGATGTTATCGTCTTTCGGAAGCCGAAGTTAATGAAAAATTAAAAAATAATGTTCCGACAAGTATTCGCTTTTTTGTGCCTGATAATGAAAGTTATGATTTTAATGATTTAGTGCGTGGACCAGTTCACTTTGAATCAAAAGATCTTGGGGACTGAGTAATTATAAAATCAAATGGGATTCCAACTTATAATTTTGCGGTGGTAATTGATGATATTTTAATGGAAATTAGTCATGTTGTTCGGGGTGAAGAACATATTTCAAATACCCCAAAACAATTAATGATTTATCGAGCTTTTGAAAAAGAACCACCAATTTTTGCCCATCTGACTTTAATTGTTAATGAACAACATAAAAAATTATCAAAACGTGATGGTCATTTAATGCAGTTTATTAGTCAATACCGTAAAATTGGATACTTACCAAATGCCATTTTTAATTTTATTGCCCTATTAGGATGATCACCATTAGGAGAAGAAGAAATCTTTATTAAGGAAGAACTGATTAAAATTTTTGATGAAACAAGACTAAGCAAATCACCAAGTATGTTTGATGTCAAAAAATTAACTTGAATGAATAATTTATATATTAAAAAAATGAGTGATGAGGAATACTTAGCATTTACCAAACCCTTTTTAGCAAGTGCTTATGATTTAACAAATAAAGCGGATGATTGATTAACAATGCTCTTATTAATTTTTAAAAAAGAACTGCAATATGGCCAAGAAATTGTTGCTTTAACAAAACCATTTTTTGTTCAGGTTACTGAATTAAGCTCAGAAACAATTGGAATGTTAAATAACTTAAATAATTATCAGGAATTAATTACCGAGTTTCGTAACCAAATTAACCAGTTAACAAACTGAAAAGAAATTAGTATTAAAGAAATTATTAGTATGCTGGGGAAAACTTTAAATGTTAAAGGAAAAGACTTGTTTATGCCAATTCGGATTTTTGCTTCACACCAAGAACATGGTCCAGAATTAGCAAAAGTTATTTATTTATTAGGAAAGGAACAAGTTATTAAAAACATTGATAACTTATTAAATAGTAATGAAAAGTAA